In Saccharolobus solfataricus, a genomic segment contains:
- a CDS encoding DUF1648 domain-containing protein codes for MTLLDIIIYVEFTFLFINLFLLPNLQPPDILLGARVTTEFKKNKGKDIVNKYRLSLIGLTLLSLLLYYFVSFISVFIYVILLLLNVVYWRRIVIRRRGSLPVASSRYAVIDTKKKESRKWIITFIVAWGILIFTLVFGSLVYSSAPKLLPTHVGPTGTTFLVKTPLNFYKVEIINTVVLGLLTVLGVFITRTTNVINPAYPDRSYYAFLKFKEEVGIIAGIVGVFMTSLYTTISLFIWTIINLSELEVFIIFLISMLFTVIIVYVLRIGIEGARYLRDVIANDNLLNDDKYWKGGIIYVNPKDPRIWVPKRNGLGYTLNFGHGISILIILAVVFAVITTIILVR; via the coding sequence ATGACACTTTTAGATATAATCATTTACGTGGAGTTCACATTTCTCTTTATCAATTTATTCCTATTACCTAACTTACAACCTCCAGATATCCTCCTTGGGGCCAGGGTAACTACGGAGTTTAAAAAGAATAAGGGCAAGGATATAGTTAATAAGTATAGATTATCCCTAATTGGTTTAACGTTGCTATCCCTTTTGCTTTATTATTTCGTAAGCTTTATTTCAGTTTTCATTTACGTTATTCTCCTTTTATTAAACGTTGTTTATTGGAGGAGGATTGTGATAAGACGTAGGGGGAGTCTACCGGTGGCTTCTTCCAGATATGCTGTAATTGACACCAAAAAGAAGGAAAGTAGAAAGTGGATAATTACTTTCATAGTAGCGTGGGGGATCTTGATATTTACATTGGTTTTTGGATCCCTAGTATACTCCTCTGCACCTAAATTACTTCCTACTCACGTTGGTCCTACTGGTACAACTTTTCTCGTTAAGACTCCATTAAACTTTTATAAGGTCGAAATAATTAATACTGTCGTTTTAGGGTTATTAACAGTACTGGGAGTCTTCATTACAAGAACTACTAACGTAATTAACCCAGCATATCCAGATAGAAGCTATTACGCATTTCTTAAATTTAAGGAAGAAGTAGGAATTATTGCAGGGATTGTTGGAGTCTTTATGACTTCACTATATACTACAATATCGCTCTTCATATGGACAATAATAAACTTAAGCGAACTTGAAGTTTTTATAATCTTTCTCATATCTATGCTCTTCACAGTTATCATAGTTTACGTGCTTAGAATTGGTATTGAAGGTGCTAGATATCTAAGAGATGTTATAGCTAATGATAACTTACTTAATGACGATAAATATTGGAAGGGAGGAATAATATATGTTAACCCAAAAGACCCGAGAATATGGGTTCCAAAAAGAAATGGTTTAGGTTACACATTAAATTTCGGTCATGGAATTTCAATTTTGATTATCCTAGCCGTAGTTTTTGCTGTAATAACTACAATAATCCTTGTTAGGTGA
- a CDS encoding 4Fe-4S binding protein: protein MEYETILKLFSLVYIIIMMTIDFWIFGLILRREYVRVKGLLIILSIVLMMGLESLALAQLNVLLFISGMLLVLIPLFISFLIKDHSINVNRNWKYGLLLSSVIVFDELAMGYLYGNYFTPLPNPLLTAINNPAYGAMMLGDAIFFLYILRRRSIMEFAITTFAISMAFMPSLYLMDRMLEFIMSILTSLFMIVNIVLLYLTEMRMLTFQGQLVAISLSLFNLLMMLGLTFFASLSNLYFLTLSMIASMVWYFFLIFYNVPAKKISPKPFLFLVLVNLTELAMGFGESVLGFNLTNSLFVNTMNCEMMIGSHMMRSPFNNPFWWLFPINPLTMITMTIMKYNLLGKLVMVPFMTIMTTTMAPFYVIMMGAEMSYLVYERFKKVKTRYLKAWTLGILTGIPIFVVLIPYYTNYYIFGMSGMIFPVTLAPFVISLVVIALFSTLFGRGVYCNLVCMSAHMWSNVFYEQFSAKKNSKFWDYLRWIFLVPLIIAFYLFVMMGLGKIKLPIDPLDFYGMFTLNYIWWFFYFLTPIFGIYSCARQGWCGFGTFNGIFNKVLFKIRAKDVNTCKECVSKECDTSCPVKIPISNDILKKGYSNRISCIVCARCVDACDNVEIVNVVTILKNRESKSF from the coding sequence ATGGAATATGAGACTATACTCAAGTTGTTCTCTCTTGTTTACATTATTATAATGATGACAATTGATTTTTGGATATTTGGTTTGATTTTAAGAAGAGAATACGTAAGGGTTAAGGGTTTGTTAATAATTCTTTCGATAGTATTGATGATGGGTTTGGAAAGTTTAGCGTTAGCTCAGCTTAATGTATTACTTTTCATATCTGGAATGCTTCTAGTATTGATACCTCTGTTTATATCATTCCTAATAAAGGACCATAGTATTAACGTTAATAGAAATTGGAAATATGGGTTATTATTATCATCGGTTATAGTTTTCGATGAGTTAGCAATGGGTTATCTTTATGGTAATTACTTCACTCCCTTACCTAATCCTTTACTTACCGCGATTAATAATCCAGCCTATGGTGCCATGATGTTAGGTGATGCGATTTTCTTCCTCTATATATTGAGGAGAAGAAGCATTATGGAGTTCGCTATAACCACATTTGCCATTTCCATGGCTTTCATGCCCTCCCTTTATTTGATGGATAGAATGCTTGAGTTCATAATGTCAATTTTGACCTCACTTTTTATGATAGTAAACATCGTGTTGTTATACTTAACAGAAATGAGAATGTTAACATTTCAAGGACAATTAGTTGCGATCTCTCTATCCTTGTTCAATCTCCTAATGATGCTCGGTTTAACCTTTTTTGCTTCACTTAGCAACTTATATTTCCTTACCCTATCTATGATTGCGTCAATGGTTTGGTACTTCTTTTTGATATTTTACAATGTTCCTGCTAAGAAAATCTCACCTAAACCTTTCCTCTTCCTTGTATTAGTAAACTTAACAGAATTGGCAATGGGTTTTGGAGAGAGTGTATTAGGGTTTAATCTGACTAACTCACTCTTCGTTAATACGATGAACTGCGAGATGATGATAGGTTCACATATGATGAGATCGCCTTTCAATAATCCGTTTTGGTGGTTATTCCCAATTAATCCTTTAACAATGATTACTATGACAATAATGAAGTACAATTTACTTGGTAAACTAGTGATGGTACCATTCATGACTATAATGACAACTACCATGGCCCCATTTTACGTAATAATGATGGGCGCTGAGATGAGTTATTTAGTTTATGAGAGGTTTAAGAAAGTTAAGACAAGATATTTAAAGGCGTGGACTTTAGGTATTCTAACCGGGATACCAATATTCGTAGTTTTGATCCCTTACTATACAAACTATTATATTTTCGGAATGAGTGGTATGATATTTCCCGTGACTTTAGCACCTTTCGTAATTTCCCTAGTCGTTATTGCATTATTTTCAACATTATTTGGCAGGGGTGTTTATTGTAACCTTGTTTGTATGTCCGCTCACATGTGGTCTAATGTGTTCTATGAACAATTTTCAGCTAAGAAAAACAGTAAGTTTTGGGACTACTTGAGGTGGATTTTTCTCGTGCCATTGATCATCGCATTTTACCTTTTCGTGATGATGGGTTTAGGGAAAATTAAGCTTCCTATTGATCCCTTAGACTTTTACGGTATGTTTACGTTAAACTACATATGGTGGTTCTTTTACTTTTTAACTCCAATTTTTGGAATATATTCATGTGCTAGGCAAGGCTGGTGTGGTTTCGGCACTTTCAATGGAATATTTAACAAGGTGTTGTTTAAGATTAGGGCCAAAGACGTTAATACTTGCAAAGAATGCGTTAGTAAGGAATGTGATACTTCTTGCCCAGTTAAGATACCTATTAGTAACGATATTTTGAAAAAAGGTTATTCTAATAGGATAAGTTGTATTGTATGTGCTAGGTGTGTCGATGCTTGTGACAATGTTGAAATTGTTAATGTTGTAACTATTCTGAAAAATAGAGAAAGTAAAAGTTTTTAA
- a CDS encoding MFS transporter, with product MEKSIERLIDTAKWTSIHSLMFASLAIGYFMWGVIASIAPLIYPNINSVLFLLTPTFATLAGNLALSLFSDKKLGRKTTFFITMSLYSVGTILLVLASVLAGFSTDNLAKFPSLILIILGIVLGIFGVEGEVPVMLSYTAEMMPLKYRDMMLVLAPNFDNIGAMVAALVGYLTYSLSNSFIIELLALTVVAILGIVTAVIIRLLLPESVRWLATKGDINKAKIEASKVVKDGTTEAKEVNVNKKLSLGSRYAFLAIIGLSQYLTYGLMAFVVADYYFSSSQTPFIIFIANLGASISGFIAAYIANKIRTRIFALISYVGGSLSMIPILYLTTNFNFGMFYSLLIVNMLFSEFSWAIRTIYEPVLMPKKLRAFMIGLIRLVPITAYAISTYVTQSFNLTNYILYNTILWLIGGIATIIWYFKGIDTNYVSLEEVER from the coding sequence ATGGAGAAGAGTATTGAGAGACTAATCGATACGGCAAAGTGGACTTCAATACATTCGCTAATGTTTGCCTCACTTGCAATAGGTTACTTCATGTGGGGAGTAATTGCTTCTATTGCTCCCTTAATTTATCCTAATATAAATAGTGTATTATTCCTACTAACCCCAACATTTGCAACACTAGCAGGTAACTTAGCACTTTCATTATTTTCAGATAAGAAGTTGGGTAGGAAGACCACCTTCTTCATTACAATGTCACTATATTCTGTTGGAACCATATTACTAGTTTTAGCGTCAGTCTTAGCTGGTTTCAGTACAGATAATCTAGCAAAATTCCCTTCATTAATTCTAATAATCTTAGGAATAGTTTTAGGAATATTTGGAGTTGAGGGTGAAGTCCCAGTGATGCTATCATATACTGCAGAGATGATGCCTCTCAAATACAGAGATATGATGTTAGTATTGGCTCCAAATTTCGACAATATTGGCGCAATGGTAGCTGCTCTAGTTGGGTATTTAACGTATAGCCTTTCAAATTCTTTCATAATAGAACTCTTAGCCCTTACCGTTGTCGCAATATTGGGCATTGTTACGGCAGTGATAATAAGGCTATTGTTACCAGAATCTGTAAGATGGTTGGCAACTAAAGGAGATATAAATAAGGCAAAAATTGAGGCTAGCAAGGTTGTAAAAGACGGTACAACAGAAGCAAAAGAAGTTAATGTGAACAAAAAGCTAAGTTTAGGTTCTAGATACGCATTTCTAGCTATAATAGGACTTTCTCAATATTTAACCTATGGCTTAATGGCATTTGTGGTCGCAGACTATTATTTCTCCTCGTCACAAACCCCTTTCATTATCTTCATAGCAAATTTAGGGGCTTCAATTTCTGGTTTTATAGCAGCGTATATTGCGAACAAGATAAGGACCAGAATCTTCGCGTTAATATCATATGTGGGAGGTAGTCTTAGTATGATTCCAATTCTATACCTAACCACTAACTTCAACTTCGGAATGTTTTACTCATTACTAATTGTCAATATGTTGTTTAGTGAATTTAGCTGGGCAATTAGGACGATATACGAACCTGTGTTAATGCCAAAGAAGTTGAGGGCGTTCATGATAGGCCTAATTAGGCTCGTTCCAATTACCGCATATGCGATCTCAACTTATGTTACTCAATCCTTTAATTTAACTAATTACATATTGTATAACACGATACTGTGGCTAATTGGAGGTATTGCTACAATAATATGGTACTTTAAAGGTATAGATACGAATTACGTATCCTTAGAGGAGGTTGAACGATAA
- a CDS encoding 4Fe-4S dicluster domain-containing protein encodes MSTQVSNPYIQFGNTQPCKHWGFVVKVDQCLGCDACVAACTIENQTPFWRGLFRTHVEDLELGEYPNTQRVFVPRLCMQCENPPCYYVCPTGATQIVAGGIVVVDEYKCMGCLYCVEACPYGARYFYTYEDIEKSKEYFGLNSIHVVPHVDKCTFCYGTAPEGTYTPACVRTCPGHARVFGCLDDPNSEVSILVNTGQAVVLNPELNVQPKVFYVFNRQLGRGGGGNS; translated from the coding sequence ATGTCCACACAAGTTTCAAACCCATATATACAATTTGGGAATACTCAACCTTGTAAACACTGGGGATTCGTGGTTAAGGTAGACCAATGTCTAGGCTGTGATGCTTGTGTTGCTGCGTGTACAATAGAGAATCAAACGCCATTCTGGCGAGGTCTATTTAGAACTCATGTTGAAGATCTAGAATTAGGAGAATATCCCAACACTCAGAGAGTCTTCGTACCTAGATTGTGTATGCAATGTGAAAACCCGCCATGTTATTATGTATGTCCAACTGGCGCTACCCAAATTGTTGCTGGAGGTATTGTAGTGGTTGACGAGTATAAATGTATGGGATGTCTTTACTGTGTTGAGGCATGTCCATATGGTGCTAGATACTTCTACACTTACGAGGATATTGAGAAGTCCAAGGAGTATTTTGGATTGAATTCAATTCACGTGGTTCCTCACGTAGATAAATGTACTTTCTGCTACGGTACAGCCCCAGAAGGCACTTATACTCCTGCATGTGTAAGAACTTGTCCGGGTCATGCCAGAGTATTTGGGTGTCTTGATGATCCTAATAGTGAGGTTAGTATATTAGTTAATACTGGGCAAGCAGTAGTGTTGAATCCGGAATTAAACGTTCAACCTAAAGTTTTTTACGTGTTTAATAGGCAGTTGGGTAGGGGAGGAGGTGGTAACTCATGA
- a CDS encoding molybdopterin-dependent oxidoreductase, which translates to MVENKGLRLNRRDFLKASAAAGLVMGLGYFASKYNFNIFVTRDAVNDEELQPGWQYSYVPSICAFCSSTCDILVETEYINGYMRALEIDGNPLSPLNEGKVCPRGRAGIFRTYNVDRLKTPLIRTGPKGTWSFREATWEETINYIMQNIKQLNPQPYEFLLIGGGIPCANYKPYFIPFTLGTQIPNINGTPMQTCLFSDQVPIGFVIGGFDLHATDMMDDMTYSSLIVAWGTSGIPAGIFVNRAIRYAKGIENGAYVIAIDPRMSEAASKANLWIPAKPGSDLYIAMAIINYLIQNNYYDDEFVRYYTNAPFLAYKENDVVKLLEEDYDDGTVKAYYVYDEISGQIIEVPPFTNTNKYDVNGNFIKPALNAPQGLTYNGKQVQTVFQFLAQKVSNYTLEYAAQVADVPLSQLQELAFRIATMKPMTIITGLKGFFNDQAVQFRKAYATIMALTGNIDIRGGWVYSAVYREGIKKVVNAYNNMVSSGKTKPGILLQRPEVLEQLPVNELPGAFFAMFPIIYVYNNPSFWITGVPALSYAYNQVLKQQGKKPAGAYTLFEESGSYAAIKGQVTWNGQPYKPKVAMSYGGSPFNFKWDEYKQVLETTFYIMIDILPTEASLYADVILPDVTYLERDEFFWDDGPAMDRAIRGRWQTIPVLWPNTANGLDLFIMFAYMLNPQAGDAYIQWMARFAGVPLDILKSVIQQEMPNYQQYLMKNNGYPQWGSFTAKAWREAQLSVLSEELNMPKEQILQTLRNNGVIVIKTVDDYFANHERIPWDLPAATPTGRIEIYSTILYYYVIQNYGYDPVWDPIIAEIPPNWNGGYAVEDGVYLSPPTPYNYPTFKPTPPELFFIEYKIPQFAYTSSADNPLLMAITSNSYHKDILMRAWINPTTAAQLGINEGDWIAIERWKLPNPDGSIPKLIVRAHLTQWIRPDTIGVPEPFGQRNPALTTATKAVNEFGNQPVSVMWAPGRNPLGGYHMNEQFTVRVRKATSDEIQAATQLASVQTPDTLPSQQAKVTTPNNSASQNDWQQYVSYGNVSTLG; encoded by the coding sequence ATGGTAGAAAATAAAGGTCTTAGACTGAATAGAAGGGACTTCTTGAAAGCTTCTGCCGCAGCCGGTCTTGTAATGGGGCTTGGTTATTTTGCATCAAAATATAATTTTAACATATTCGTCACACGGGATGCCGTAAATGATGAAGAGTTACAACCGGGTTGGCAGTATTCCTATGTACCCAGTATATGCGCGTTTTGTTCGTCAACTTGTGACATTTTAGTGGAAACTGAATATATAAATGGTTATATGAGAGCTCTCGAAATCGATGGTAATCCCCTTTCACCTCTAAATGAGGGTAAAGTTTGCCCTAGAGGAAGAGCTGGGATTTTCAGAACTTACAATGTAGATAGGCTTAAGACACCACTAATTAGAACTGGTCCAAAAGGTACTTGGAGTTTTAGAGAGGCCACTTGGGAGGAGACAATTAATTACATAATGCAGAACATAAAACAATTGAATCCACAACCATACGAATTCCTTTTAATTGGGGGTGGAATACCATGTGCAAATTATAAGCCCTATTTCATTCCGTTTACTCTAGGTACACAAATACCTAATATAAATGGTACTCCGATGCAAACGTGCTTATTTAGTGATCAAGTGCCAATAGGTTTCGTAATAGGTGGATTCGATCTACATGCCACTGATATGATGGATGATATGACGTATTCTTCTTTAATAGTTGCGTGGGGTACCAGTGGAATCCCTGCAGGAATATTCGTAAATAGGGCAATAAGGTATGCAAAAGGTATAGAAAACGGTGCGTATGTTATAGCAATCGATCCCAGGATGTCTGAAGCCGCATCTAAGGCTAATCTATGGATTCCAGCAAAACCTGGTTCTGATCTTTATATTGCCATGGCTATTATTAACTACTTAATCCAAAATAACTATTATGATGACGAGTTTGTAAGGTATTACACTAATGCTCCCTTCTTAGCCTATAAAGAAAACGATGTTGTTAAATTACTAGAGGAAGATTATGATGATGGTACTGTAAAGGCATATTACGTTTACGATGAGATAAGTGGGCAAATTATAGAGGTACCACCGTTTACAAATACTAATAAATACGACGTTAATGGTAATTTTATCAAGCCAGCATTAAACGCTCCTCAAGGTTTAACTTATAATGGTAAACAAGTACAAACAGTATTCCAATTCCTAGCACAAAAAGTTAGTAATTATACGCTCGAATACGCGGCTCAAGTTGCAGACGTTCCCCTATCACAACTTCAAGAGTTAGCATTTAGAATTGCAACAATGAAACCAATGACGATAATTACCGGGTTAAAAGGTTTCTTCAACGATCAAGCTGTACAATTTAGAAAAGCTTACGCAACTATAATGGCGTTAACTGGTAACATAGACATTAGAGGAGGTTGGGTGTACTCTGCAGTTTATAGAGAAGGTATTAAGAAAGTGGTAAATGCTTATAATAACATGGTCAGTAGTGGGAAGACGAAGCCTGGTATATTATTACAAAGGCCTGAGGTATTGGAACAACTACCAGTCAATGAATTACCAGGAGCTTTCTTCGCCATGTTTCCTATCATATATGTTTATAACAACCCTTCATTCTGGATAACTGGTGTTCCAGCACTTAGCTATGCCTATAATCAAGTTCTAAAGCAACAAGGGAAGAAACCAGCTGGAGCTTATACGTTATTTGAAGAATCGGGATCATATGCCGCAATTAAGGGACAAGTTACTTGGAATGGCCAACCCTATAAACCTAAAGTTGCAATGTCCTATGGAGGTTCACCATTTAACTTCAAATGGGATGAGTATAAACAAGTGTTGGAGACCACATTCTACATTATGATAGATATACTACCGACAGAGGCTAGTTTATATGCAGATGTGATTTTACCGGATGTAACTTATCTAGAAAGAGATGAATTCTTCTGGGATGATGGCCCAGCCATGGATAGGGCAATTAGGGGCAGATGGCAAACAATACCAGTGTTATGGCCTAATACCGCAAATGGTTTGGATTTATTCATAATGTTTGCGTACATGTTAAATCCACAAGCTGGAGACGCCTATATACAATGGATGGCTAGGTTCGCTGGGGTACCTTTAGATATATTAAAGTCAGTTATACAACAAGAGATGCCCAATTATCAACAATATTTAATGAAGAATAACGGTTATCCACAATGGGGTAGTTTCACAGCTAAAGCGTGGAGAGAGGCTCAACTTAGCGTATTGTCAGAGGAACTAAACATGCCTAAAGAGCAAATATTGCAAACCTTAAGAAATAATGGTGTGATTGTAATTAAGACTGTTGATGATTATTTTGCAAACCATGAAAGAATACCATGGGACTTACCAGCTGCAACTCCAACTGGTAGAATTGAGATATATTCAACTATATTATACTATTACGTTATACAGAATTATGGATATGACCCAGTATGGGATCCAATAATAGCTGAAATACCACCAAATTGGAATGGAGGTTATGCAGTTGAAGATGGCGTTTATCTCTCACCACCAACACCATATAACTATCCAACGTTTAAACCAACACCACCAGAACTCTTCTTCATAGAGTATAAGATCCCACAATTCGCTTACACGTCTAGCGCTGACAATCCGCTGTTGATGGCTATTACTTCTAATAGTTATCATAAAGATATCTTAATGAGGGCTTGGATAAATCCAACTACTGCAGCACAATTAGGAATTAACGAAGGAGATTGGATCGCTATCGAAAGATGGAAATTACCAAACCCAGATGGTAGCATACCTAAACTAATTGTTAGGGCCCATTTGACTCAGTGGATAAGACCAGATACAATAGGAGTACCAGAGCCTTTTGGTCAAAGGAACCCAGCATTAACTACTGCAACCAAAGCTGTAAACGAGTTTGGCAATCAGCCAGTATCAGTAATGTGGGCACCAGGTAGAAATCCTTTAGGTGGTTATCACATGAATGAGCAATTCACTGTTAGGGTTAGAAAAGCGACGTCTGATGAGATTCAAGCTGCAACACAATTGGCAAGTGTGCAAACTCCAGACACATTACCTTCACAGCAGGCTAAAGTTACCACTCCTAACAATTCCGCTTCTCAAAATGATTGGCAACAATACGTCTCATACGGTAATGTTTCCACATTAGGGTGA
- a CDS encoding GntR family transcriptional regulator produces the protein MTNITIRIDLNSKKQIYEQIANQIIELIAKGVLNPGDPLPSVREMAAMLSVNMLTVEKAYKYLEGEGFVTVYKKRFVVKTDIRDEKWKELMKEAVYRALAGGAKRDEILFFISALLR, from the coding sequence ATGACAAATATAACAATTCGAATAGACCTCAACTCCAAAAAGCAGATCTACGAACAGATAGCTAATCAAATAATTGAACTAATAGCTAAGGGAGTATTAAATCCTGGAGATCCTTTACCCTCAGTTAGGGAAATGGCTGCAATGTTAAGTGTGAATATGTTAACCGTGGAGAAGGCATACAAATATCTGGAAGGTGAAGGATTTGTAACCGTTTACAAGAAGAGATTCGTAGTCAAGACTGATATAAGGGATGAGAAGTGGAAGGAATTGATGAAAGAAGCCGTTTATAGGGCTTTGGCTGGTGGCGCTAAAAGGGATGAGATTCTCTTCTTTATATCAGCTTTGTTGAGGTGA
- a CDS encoding DUF973 family protein, translating into MSQQNTELEGIGKLRSGSLFMILAVLLAAIGILVIISAGMLGGMFSAASGNVSGVIASGIGLLVGIAIVILIGAIIGLIGILRIRSGFGILKSLGRDVGIGEIGTTLYLVGLIIIIIGALLTIVLIGFPILILGEIIALIGGILIGIGFYKVGEIYNEGLVKIGGILIVIPIDLINFVGFILAYVGLGKVRPLPTVAQQPLVPQVYQVGQGTIRNNGYAYITLYSSTPASIISAKIEGANIMSSAINPTVLQIGNNEVTIFFGNVQSLAPNTTYIITLTINIGGNIINISTTAVYQP; encoded by the coding sequence ATGTCACAACAGAATACGGAATTGGAAGGAATAGGAAAATTAAGGAGCGGCTCCCTCTTTATGATACTTGCCGTGTTACTTGCCGCAATAGGAATTCTAGTAATTATATCTGCAGGTATGCTCGGTGGTATGTTTTCCGCTGCGAGCGGTAACGTTAGCGGAGTAATCGCCAGTGGTATTGGCCTTTTAGTAGGAATTGCTATAGTAATACTAATTGGCGCTATTATAGGGCTAATAGGTATATTGAGAATAAGGAGTGGTTTCGGTATTTTGAAAAGCCTAGGTAGAGATGTAGGAATAGGTGAAATTGGAACTACCCTCTATCTAGTGGGACTAATTATTATCATTATTGGAGCATTGCTTACAATTGTATTGATAGGATTCCCAATATTGATTTTAGGAGAAATAATAGCGCTGATTGGTGGGATATTAATTGGTATAGGGTTTTACAAGGTTGGTGAAATATATAATGAGGGATTAGTTAAGATTGGTGGGATATTAATAGTAATACCCATAGATCTTATTAATTTCGTCGGCTTTATTTTGGCATATGTAGGTCTAGGTAAAGTAAGACCGTTACCAACTGTTGCACAGCAACCTTTAGTTCCCCAAGTTTATCAAGTGGGTCAAGGGACTATAAGGAATAATGGCTATGCTTATATTACATTATACTCATCAACCCCAGCTAGCATTATATCTGCGAAAATTGAGGGTGCGAATATTATGTCAAGTGCAATAAATCCTACTGTATTGCAAATCGGTAATAATGAGGTAACAATATTCTTTGGAAATGTTCAATCATTAGCTCCAAATACTACTTACATTATAACACTAACGATAAACATTGGAGGGAATATAATTAACATATCTACAACAGCCGTTTATCAACCATAA
- the nrfD gene encoding NrfD/PsrC family molybdoenzyme membrane anchor subunit, with the protein MNKFLLAWTIIFIIIGGGILLYGMSFNPMSWANGLVTFTEPNDEPIPWGLLVIGYMFFGVIGTGVSTYNSLYELFNKNHPEKNPFKNISLRNEWIALTVLIPGWIMVFASTYKPGEAVYIYTSFRDTSRIAWNGLLYALVGIGIILEILALIGEKRREYKDPISRLLAWLSSKSVLILIVGYAILMELILDANLGSVFGYLSTWVYEFGPFMSMLFVILSFYSGIAMLSFMTPLYNRFRKVKEDPNSLSIHEMYKILGRDGVLATIAVGFSLLWWLWLTATNQQTSAWAELMISGPYSVVFLIGGVLVGVIIPIILYGLVYKRGSSHMLVTSSIFTLLGMFSIITIADIIPQSITWYYSVSPISPSNSNWVYELRSIFNNGPSWTHLPFNISFYDIVFFIGSVLLLLGIYTLGVILLPLEEDEKPRHLIFK; encoded by the coding sequence ATGAATAAATTCCTATTAGCTTGGACTATAATATTCATAATAATTGGAGGAGGGATATTACTTTACGGTATGAGCTTTAATCCCATGTCATGGGCTAATGGCCTAGTGACATTTACTGAGCCTAATGACGAGCCAATACCTTGGGGACTTTTAGTAATTGGCTATATGTTTTTCGGAGTTATAGGTACTGGCGTTAGCACTTACAATTCACTATATGAACTGTTTAATAAGAATCATCCAGAAAAGAATCCGTTTAAGAATATCTCATTAAGAAACGAGTGGATAGCACTAACTGTACTAATACCGGGCTGGATTATGGTCTTTGCATCAACTTATAAGCCTGGAGAAGCTGTCTATATTTACACGAGCTTTAGAGATACCTCAAGAATAGCTTGGAACGGTTTATTGTACGCACTTGTGGGTATTGGTATAATTCTAGAAATACTAGCATTAATAGGGGAGAAGAGAAGGGAATATAAGGACCCTATTAGTAGACTCTTGGCTTGGCTATCATCTAAATCAGTATTGATATTAATAGTTGGCTATGCAATACTAATGGAGTTAATACTGGATGCGAACTTAGGCTCAGTATTCGGCTACTTATCAACATGGGTCTACGAGTTCGGTCCATTCATGTCAATGTTATTCGTCATATTATCATTCTATTCCGGTATTGCGATGTTATCATTTATGACTCCGTTATATAATAGATTTAGAAAAGTTAAAGAAGATCCGAATAGTTTGAGTATACATGAAATGTATAAAATACTAGGAAGAGACGGTGTATTAGCTACGATAGCAGTAGGTTTTTCACTACTGTGGTGGTTATGGTTAACAGCAACGAATCAGCAAACTTCAGCTTGGGCAGAGCTTATGATTTCTGGGCCATATAGTGTAGTCTTTCTAATAGGTGGAGTACTAGTTGGTGTGATAATTCCAATAATCCTTTACGGGCTTGTATATAAGAGGGGAAGTAGCCATATGTTAGTAACATCTTCGATATTCACATTACTTGGAATGTTCTCGATAATTACGATTGCTGATATTATACCTCAATCAATAACGTGGTATTATTCAGTCTCACCAATATCTCCATCAAATTCCAACTGGGTTTACGAATTGCGCAGCATTTTCAATAACGGTCCATCGTGGACGCACCTGCCATTTAATATATCGTTCTACGATATAGTGTTCTTCATTGGCTCAGTACTACTATTACTTGGGATTTACACATTGGGCGTAATACTATTACCATTAGAAGAAGATGAAAAGCCAAGACACCTTATATTCAAGTGA